In Nostoc piscinale CENA21, the genomic stretch AAAGGGAGCAGAGGGAAAATTCTTCTCTCCTCTGCTCCCTGCCCCCTGCCCCGTTTCCTCTTCCTACTCAGCACTCAGCACTCCGATGGTGATGATTCCGGCTGGGGAGTTTGAGATGGGAAACAATTCTCTGGATGCGTTGGATAATGAAAGTCTTTGTCATCGCGTATATCTAGATACTTATTGGATTGACAGTTACCCGGTGACTTGCAGGCAGTATCGGGAATTTATGGCGGCGGGTGGCTATGAAAATTCTGAATGGTGGTCAGATGCTGGGTGGCAATGGCTACAAAAAGAACAGGTAACACAACCACTTTATTGGCAAAGCGATCACAGTTATGATGATCATCCAGTCTGCGGTGTGAGTTGGTACGAAGCGGAAGCATATTCGCGGTTTGTTGGCAAGCGTTTACCCACAGAAGCAGAATGGGAAAAAGCCGCTAGTTGGGATGCTCAAGCGCAACGTCGGCGCACCTATCCTTGGGGTGAAGAAATGCCCTCACTCAAATATTGTAATTGCGATCGCCTGATCGGTCAGACAACCCCAGTAAGTAATTACCCTGAAGGCCAAAGTCCCTACGGCTTATTAGATACCCTCGGCAACGTTTGGGAATGGACAGCTTCTTGGTTTACGCCATACCAAGGTTTTCAAAGTTACCCTTATGTGGGTTACTCTCAAGTTTATTTTGATAACAAACACCGTGTATTAAAAGGCGGTAGTTGGGCAACTCGTCCCTGGGTAGCACGTTGTAGTTTTCGTAACTGGTACTACCCGTATGTACGCCAAGTTTTTACCGGTTTTCGTTGTGCTACCAGTGTTAATTAACGAAAACTTATGGCTTTTTTAGTGGTAAATACGCAAATTTAGTGTTAAACGTTGATTTATCTAGCTTAAGCGTGAGGTTATCAGCTATGGCTGTGTGTTTCACTAGCTGGAGAAAAGCTCAGGTTGCCTAGCAATCTACTACTGCAACTCTACGGAGGTTCAATGACAATATCTCAAGCTGTCAACAGCAAAGTTACTTCTCTTAACAACCTAGAAGAACGTTTGCAAATACAGCGTTTGGTAGAAGCCACAAAAGTAGTAACATCAACAGCAGGACGTGATGTAGCCAAAGGATTAACGCACAACCCCAAATATTTACCCCCATACTACTTTTATGATGACCAAGGCTCTGATTTATTTGAACAAATCTGTGACTTGCCGGAATATTATCTAACTCGTACAGAAACAGCAATTTTACAACAGTATGCAGGTGAAATTGCTCAAATCACAGGTGCTTGCGAATTAGTGGAACTGGGTAGTGGGAGTTCGACAAAAACCCGAATTTTGCTGGATGCTTATCAAAAGTTAGGGTATCTTCAGTGCTACTTGCCAATAGATGTGAGTGCAGGAATGTTGGAAAATAGCGCAAGAAAGTTACTCCAAGAATATCCCTCACTGCAAGTTTACGCCCTGGCGGGAACTTATGAAATGGCTTTAGCACAACTCCCACCAAAACAGTCTCCAAGTAGGATGATTGGTTTTATTGGTAGTTCTTTGGGAAATATGACTACCCAAGAGTGTGATGCTTTCTTTTCCCAAATTACCAATGCACTGCAAGCCGGTGAATATTTCCTACTAGGAATCGATTTACAAAAACCAAAAGAAATTTTAGAACCAGCTTATAACGATCGCCAAGGTGTAACAGCAGCATTTAATATCAATATGCTGGAGCATTTAAATCGCAGATTTGAAGGCAATTTTGATACAACACAATTTGAACATTGGGCATTTTATAATGAAACCGCACATCAAATTGAAATGCACTTGCGGAGTATGCGATCGCAAACTGTACAATTAAAATCTCTCAACCTCACTGTTAACTTTGCCCCAGGCGAAACCATCCTGACCGAAATATCTCGCAAATTTAACCTCAACACCATTAAACAACAACTCCAAAGCCGTGGTTTAGTTCCGATTCAAACATGGACTGATGCAAATCAATGGTTTGGTTTGTTGTTATGTCAGTTGCAATCTAATTGAAGAAGAATTTTAGAAGTCAGAATCAAATAAGTGGCTGTCTTCAAACCGCTATCTTATTAGCCTTGAAACACATCTAAAATATAGCAGTCGAAGCATAGGGTAGGGCATTTAAAAAGCACAAATGGCAGGCAGAGTAAGATTTTTACCTCCTGCCTTCTGCCTCCTGCCTCCTGCCTCTTGTTATAAAACACCTTTAGAACTAGGAATTGTCCCAGCGCGACGGGGATCAACTTCCGTAGCCATTCGCATAGCTCTCGCAAAAGCCTTAAATGTCGCTTCAATAATGTGATGGGAATTAATACCATCTAATTGCCGAATGTGCAGTGTCATTTGGCTATGGTTCACCAATGCGACAAAAAAATTCCCGCACTAGCTGAGTGTCATAAGTACCAACTCTTTGGGTGGGAATTTCTAAGCCATAACTGAGGTGAGGTCTTCCCGAAAAATCTAACGCCACCTGAATCAACGCTTCATCTAATGGTGCTAAAAAATTACCAAAGCGGACTATTCCTTTTCTATCACCCAAAGCTTGATGCAAAGCTTGACCTAAAGTAATCCCAACATCTTCATTAGTGTGATGATCATCAATTTCCCAATCTCCTTTGGCTTTGACATCCAAATCAATCAAACCGTGAGAGGAAATTTGATGCAACATGTGGTCTAAAAAGGGAA encodes the following:
- the egtB gene encoding ergothioneine biosynthesis protein EgtB, which encodes MISKLSKSTSTKEFIYDALNDCRRKTLKLFDELDEMTFCHQYHPDFSPVGWHLGHIAYTESLWLLEHSAGLKCLFPQYRKLFAADGLPKSERVKLPNLAETRDYLQTVREKVLEYLEVVDIEPQERLWRFLIQHESQHCEILSYVLALSKIRKGAEGKFFSPLLPAPCPVSSSYSALSTPMVMIPAGEFEMGNNSLDALDNESLCHRVYLDTYWIDSYPVTCRQYREFMAAGGYENSEWWSDAGWQWLQKEQVTQPLYWQSDHSYDDHPVCGVSWYEAEAYSRFVGKRLPTEAEWEKAASWDAQAQRRRTYPWGEEMPSLKYCNCDRLIGQTTPVSNYPEGQSPYGLLDTLGNVWEWTASWFTPYQGFQSYPYVGYSQVYFDNKHRVLKGGSWATRPWVARCSFRNWYYPYVRQVFTGFRCATSVN
- the egtD gene encoding L-histidine N(alpha)-methyltransferase — its product is MTISQAVNSKVTSLNNLEERLQIQRLVEATKVVTSTAGRDVAKGLTHNPKYLPPYYFYDDQGSDLFEQICDLPEYYLTRTETAILQQYAGEIAQITGACELVELGSGSSTKTRILLDAYQKLGYLQCYLPIDVSAGMLENSARKLLQEYPSLQVYALAGTYEMALAQLPPKQSPSRMIGFIGSSLGNMTTQECDAFFSQITNALQAGEYFLLGIDLQKPKEILEPAYNDRQGVTAAFNINMLEHLNRRFEGNFDTTQFEHWAFYNETAHQIEMHLRSMRSQTVQLKSLNLTVNFAPGETILTEISRKFNLNTIKQQLQSRGLVPIQTWTDANQWFGLLLCQLQSN